In Nitrososphaerales archaeon, a genomic segment contains:
- a CDS encoding PfkB family carbohydrate kinase has product MNALVAGFVTIDTIHLPVRTITSVGGPPSYAGLICSRFGLDTFALTKIGNDFPPDQFTWLARNGISLRPIDRSATQKTTSFKIESKGEGRTLTLVNRCEDISASQLPDTQFNASLVSPVANEVSAALLSDIAKHSDFTFLDPQGFVRAFDGKGEVSMSKLKNADILSRVDAIKMDQGEAEAVTGKEAPTDALRKLAELGLRKGVVTRGAEPAYVLDGNRIFSVPVPSVKVVDSTGAGDILGGTIVSWYLKTREFLWSACFGIAASSLSLHMIALAKVDLPISVDDQARRLYSQASPVATV; this is encoded by the coding sequence TTGAACGCGTTGGTCGCGGGTTTCGTCACCATCGACACAATCCACTTGCCTGTCCGCACGATCACATCCGTCGGCGGGCCGCCGTCGTATGCGGGCCTGATTTGCTCCAGGTTCGGCTTGGACACATTCGCTCTTACCAAGATCGGAAACGATTTCCCCCCCGACCAGTTCACATGGCTTGCGAGGAATGGCATCTCGCTTAGACCGATAGACCGGAGTGCCACGCAGAAGACAACGAGCTTCAAGATCGAGTCCAAGGGGGAAGGCCGGACCCTCACGCTGGTGAACAGGTGTGAGGACATCTCGGCGAGCCAACTCCCTGACACCCAGTTCAACGCATCTCTCGTCAGCCCAGTTGCGAACGAGGTCTCGGCCGCTCTCCTTTCGGACATCGCGAAGCACTCCGACTTCACCTTCCTCGACCCTCAGGGATTCGTGAGGGCGTTCGACGGGAAGGGCGAGGTGTCAATGTCGAAGCTCAAGAACGCCGACATCCTGTCAAGGGTTGACGCTATCAAGATGGACCAGGGAGAGGCCGAGGCGGTCACTGGAAAGGAGGCTCCAACGGACGCGCTGAGGAAGCTGGCCGAGCTCGGGCTGAGGAAGGGTGTTGTGACTAGAGGGGCAGAGCCCGCCTACGTGCTGGATGGCAACAGGATCTTCTCAGTCCCCGTACCCAGTGTCAAAGTCGTCGACAGCACGGGGGCGGGCGACATACTCGGCGGCACAATCGTATCTTGGTACCTCAAGACGCGCGAGTTCCTTTGGAGCGCATGCTTCGGAATCGCGGCGTCGTCGCTCTCACTGCACATGATCGCTCTCGCGAAGGTGGACCTGCCGATTAGCGTCGACGACCAGGCCAGGAGGCTCTACTCTCAGGCAAGCCCAGTCGCGACCGTCTGA
- a CDS encoding tRNA (adenine-N1)-methyltransferase: METIAEDSFILVYRDRRRRWLIRPRDTPKLHTHLGILDVSGLVGKEFGVRTTTTLGDELLILKPTIEDLIMKLSRKTQVIYPKDLGLMVVKLGVHAGSRVVETGTGSGATTALLAYLVQPGGAVYTYDINPEFQENAKKNLQRLGLDGFVNFKVGDSRQGFEETGMDAGVLDVGDPWEVVTSMKKSLKPSAPMAAVTPTTNQAEKLVEKMKEEGFAAIETVEILMRHLEARVGMTRPSNIMVGHTAYLVFGRTTR; the protein is encoded by the coding sequence TTGGAAACGATAGCCGAAGACTCGTTCATCCTCGTCTACAGGGACAGGAGGCGCAGGTGGCTCATTCGGCCGAGGGACACGCCGAAGCTGCACACGCATCTCGGGATACTCGACGTGTCCGGGCTGGTCGGGAAGGAGTTCGGAGTCCGAACAACCACAACCCTCGGCGACGAGCTGCTAATCCTCAAGCCGACTATTGAGGACCTCATCATGAAGCTCTCACGTAAGACGCAGGTGATCTACCCCAAGGACCTAGGCCTGATGGTCGTCAAGCTCGGGGTGCACGCAGGTTCGAGGGTGGTCGAGACCGGGACAGGGAGCGGCGCGACGACCGCCCTACTGGCATACCTTGTCCAGCCAGGAGGCGCAGTCTACACGTACGACATCAATCCTGAGTTCCAAGAGAACGCCAAGAAGAACCTACAGAGGCTCGGGTTGGATGGGTTCGTCAACTTCAAGGTCGGGGACTCGCGCCAAGGCTTCGAGGAGACCGGGATGGACGCCGGCGTCCTCGACGTCGGCGACCCGTGGGAAGTCGTGACGAGCATGAAGAAGAGCCTGAAGCCGTCCGCACCGATGGCAGCCGTGACCCCCACAACCAACCAGGCAGAGAAGCTAGTGGAGAAGATGAAGGAAGAAGGCTTCGCAGCGATAGAGACTGTTGAGATACTGATGAGGCATCTGGAAGCGAGGGTTGGGATGACCAGGCCCTCCAACATCATGGTCGGCCACACGGCCTACCTCGTCTTCGGAAGGACAACGCGCTGA
- the endA gene encoding tRNA-intron lyase, protein MARSVGRLFENRVVVWDMEASRRLFKDGYYGKPLGIPKPKDFEFDAPLILDLMEAYYLMKKKALAVKSEEGKELTAKELKKVCEDSYTDFAEKYMVYVKLREAGYVVAPGIKFGSDFAVYEHGPGIDHAPYIVQVMAPHTTITATAMVRSGRLATTVRKQFIVAIADREKGKVDYLRYDWWRA, encoded by the coding sequence ATGGCAAGGTCTGTGGGAAGGCTCTTCGAGAACAGGGTCGTCGTCTGGGACATGGAGGCGTCGAGGAGGCTCTTCAAGGACGGCTACTACGGCAAGCCGCTTGGCATCCCGAAGCCGAAGGACTTCGAGTTCGACGCGCCGCTGATACTCGACCTGATGGAGGCTTACTACCTCATGAAGAAGAAGGCGCTGGCAGTGAAGAGCGAGGAGGGGAAGGAGTTGACTGCCAAGGAGCTAAAGAAGGTCTGCGAAGACTCGTACACCGACTTCGCGGAGAAGTACATGGTCTACGTGAAGTTGAGAGAGGCCGGGTACGTGGTCGCGCCAGGGATAAAGTTCGGGTCAGACTTCGCAGTCTATGAGCACGGTCCCGGCATCGACCACGCGCCGTATATCGTGCAGGTGATGGCGCCCCACACGACAATCACAGCCACTGCCATGGTAAGGTCCGGCAGGCTCGCGACGACCGTGAGGAAGCAGTTCATCGTTGCCATCGCTGACAGGGAAAAAGGGAAGGTTGACTACCTCAGGTACGACTGGTGGCGTGCCTAA
- a CDS encoding BMP family ABC transporter substrate-binding protein, with the protein MRIENRRGISSTISAAIIIIIVVVAGVGYYYYYTTTSVPPAKTKLTIGVVYDTGGKGDKSFNDMAYAGILNANKTLGVNYIELGSTSANDYVPNIETLVAKHVNLVVAVGFLMDQAIASEAAKYPNVYFTQVDGDIYNMTNVVAVKFQENVGSALVGALAVAMTKTDKIGFIGGMDIGLIHKFWHGYQFGAQWASTYLNKPVAVLPAAYTGTTPAAWNAPDIAKSEATAMFAQGADIIYAAAGASGTGLFDQTGALNQATSWNWNVNTPPQYMAIGVDADQDYYGTYQYFVQHNTNASQFKAPSFVLTSEMKRVDVAVFTVAKSVVNDNFSNFWNNPTQWGASYFNGQTQACGNTGDQPCHVRGVFVMGLAQHAVGPSQMTYTSQYMTPDAKRVLTQLTNGILNGTITVPENYAP; encoded by the coding sequence ATGCGGATAGAAAATAGAAGAGGAATTAGTTCGACTATCAGTGCAGCAATTATCATCATCATCGTCGTCGTCGCAGGAGTGGGATACTATTACTACTACACAACGACCAGCGTACCGCCAGCCAAGACAAAGCTCACCATCGGCGTAGTCTATGACACTGGCGGAAAGGGTGACAAGTCGTTCAACGATATGGCCTACGCAGGCATATTGAACGCAAACAAGACCCTCGGCGTCAACTATATTGAGTTGGGCTCGACGAGCGCGAACGATTACGTACCCAACATAGAGACGCTCGTGGCCAAGCATGTCAACCTCGTCGTCGCCGTCGGATTCCTGATGGACCAGGCCATCGCCTCGGAGGCAGCGAAGTACCCGAATGTGTACTTCACGCAGGTCGATGGTGACATCTACAACATGACCAACGTGGTGGCAGTCAAGTTCCAGGAGAACGTGGGAAGCGCTCTAGTTGGCGCCCTGGCGGTAGCCATGACCAAGACTGACAAGATCGGGTTCATCGGAGGCATGGACATAGGCCTGATCCACAAGTTCTGGCACGGCTATCAATTCGGTGCCCAATGGGCTTCCACCTACCTGAACAAGCCAGTGGCGGTCCTCCCGGCCGCGTATACGGGCACAACGCCGGCTGCTTGGAACGCACCTGACATAGCGAAGTCCGAGGCTACAGCCATGTTCGCGCAGGGTGCTGACATCATCTACGCGGCTGCTGGCGCAAGCGGGACAGGGCTCTTCGACCAGACAGGAGCACTGAACCAGGCGACCAGCTGGAACTGGAACGTCAACACGCCTCCGCAATACATGGCGATAGGCGTTGACGCAGACCAGGACTACTACGGCACATACCAGTACTTCGTACAGCACAACACGAACGCCAGTCAATTCAAGGCGCCATCCTTCGTCCTTACATCAGAGATGAAGAGAGTGGACGTAGCCGTCTTCACAGTTGCCAAGAGCGTTGTGAACGACAACTTCAGTAACTTCTGGAACAACCCAACGCAGTGGGGAGCATCCTACTTCAATGGACAGACCCAGGCGTGCGGTAACACCGGGGATCAGCCGTGCCACGTGAGAGGAGTCTTCGTGATGGGACTGGCTCAACACGCGGTCG
- a CDS encoding PfkB family carbohydrate kinase, which produces MNQRRIRTAGGGLLTVVGAVNWDISVFEERFARPGEEVPVRQVEEFSGGKGANVAVACARILGRGRVAFIGALGDDDISGRQVSALKEEGVITDGLVWVRGSRSGRAYILVDGNGRKTIHTHFGANERITPQHLAGGGVADVLSRTTMLIVMDPPVPTALAAARAARGRGAKILYSPGVRTREGIRALEKVVQLSDYTVVDTHELRNLYQRRDEEVALERFRESHPKLTIVATLGERGCMVARDEITSNVSGVDLSLLGKRAVNSTGSGDAFLGVFASYVLMGTNALDAVNWANLAGALKATKYETRGSPTRGELESSMAKLERIRRSRLGLPESRASWPGRRR; this is translated from the coding sequence TTGAACCAGCGAAGGATTAGGACGGCGGGCGGGGGCCTCCTCACAGTCGTCGGGGCAGTCAACTGGGACATCAGCGTCTTCGAGGAGAGGTTCGCAAGGCCAGGCGAGGAGGTCCCTGTCAGGCAGGTGGAGGAGTTCTCCGGCGGAAAGGGGGCAAACGTGGCCGTGGCCTGCGCCAGAATCCTTGGCAGGGGCAGGGTGGCGTTCATAGGCGCCTTGGGTGACGACGACATCTCCGGGAGGCAGGTTTCGGCCCTGAAGGAAGAAGGGGTGATTACCGACGGACTGGTCTGGGTCAGGGGCTCACGTTCAGGGAGGGCATACATTCTGGTGGACGGCAATGGCAGGAAAACGATTCACACTCACTTCGGCGCGAACGAGAGAATCACCCCCCAGCACCTCGCAGGCGGGGGTGTAGCGGACGTGCTCTCAAGGACGACAATGTTGATTGTGATGGACCCGCCTGTCCCGACCGCTCTCGCTGCGGCAAGGGCAGCCAGGGGGAGGGGTGCCAAGATCCTCTACAGCCCAGGGGTCAGGACGAGGGAGGGGATACGCGCCCTCGAGAAGGTCGTGCAGCTTTCAGACTACACGGTCGTCGACACCCACGAGCTGAGGAACCTGTACCAGAGGAGGGACGAGGAAGTAGCACTCGAGAGGTTCAGAGAGTCGCATCCGAAGCTGACAATCGTGGCGACCCTTGGCGAGAGAGGCTGCATGGTGGCGAGGGACGAGATCACCAGCAACGTATCCGGAGTCGACCTGTCCCTGCTCGGGAAGAGAGCAGTCAACAGCACAGGTTCCGGCGACGCGTTCCTCGGAGTCTTCGCGAGCTACGTCCTGATGGGTACGAACGCCCTCGACGCGGTGAACTGGGCGAACCTGGCCGGGGCGCTGAAGGCGACGAAGTACGAAACTCGGGGCAGCCCGACGCGGGGCGAACTTGAGTCCTCGATGGCGAAACTTGAGCGGATCAGACGGTCGCGACTGGGCTTGCCTGAGAGTAGAGCCTCCTGGCCTGGTCGTCGACGCTAA
- the proS gene encoding proline--tRNA ligase: MSEPNPESVTAKKADNFDEWYTQVMLKSEMADYSPVSGCMVFRPSGYAVWENIQKATDAEFKKAGIQNCYFPIFIPERLLKKEAEHVEGFSPEVAWVTEAGKSKLDERLAIRPTSETVMYEVISRWIRSWRDLPLRLNQWNNVVRWEFKHPTPFLRTREFLWNEGHTAFATKEEADAERDQILGIYKMITEELLALPGYVGRKTDSEKFAGAEASYSIEHLLPDGKAIQGPDFHSDGQRFAKAFEIVFIDKDGQKQYAYQNTWAITTREIGVMLAAHSDDKGAVIPPRLAEIQVVIVPIVNDQNKEKVLVEAKKLAERLSQRFRTRLDDRDHLTPGRKFNEWELKGVPLRVEVGPRDIASGQAVLVRRDTGAKRPAKLSALEEEVARDFAEMQRSLLEKARNFLANNTHMTSSYAELKRIIETKGGIVRSPWCGSAECEAKVKEETGAIIINMPVDQHQVRAQCVVCGKNAQIVANFAKSY, encoded by the coding sequence ATGTCCGAACCCAACCCAGAGAGCGTGACCGCCAAGAAGGCTGACAACTTCGACGAATGGTACACCCAAGTGATGCTGAAGTCAGAGATGGCCGACTACAGCCCAGTCTCCGGCTGCATGGTCTTCCGACCGTCGGGGTACGCGGTCTGGGAGAACATTCAGAAGGCCACGGACGCAGAGTTCAAGAAGGCGGGAATCCAGAACTGCTACTTCCCGATCTTCATACCGGAGAGGCTGCTGAAGAAGGAGGCAGAGCACGTGGAGGGGTTCTCCCCGGAGGTCGCCTGGGTGACGGAGGCGGGCAAGTCAAAGCTGGACGAGAGGCTCGCAATAAGGCCGACTTCTGAGACGGTGATGTACGAGGTGATTTCCCGCTGGATAAGGTCCTGGCGCGACCTGCCACTGAGACTCAACCAGTGGAACAATGTCGTCCGTTGGGAGTTCAAGCATCCGACGCCGTTTCTCAGGACGAGGGAATTCCTCTGGAACGAGGGGCACACTGCCTTCGCGACGAAGGAGGAGGCGGACGCGGAGCGCGACCAGATACTGGGCATCTACAAGATGATAACAGAGGAGTTACTGGCCCTTCCCGGGTACGTCGGGAGGAAGACGGACAGCGAGAAGTTCGCGGGGGCTGAGGCGTCCTACAGCATCGAGCACCTGCTCCCTGACGGCAAAGCGATTCAGGGACCGGACTTCCACTCGGATGGGCAGAGGTTCGCGAAAGCATTCGAGATAGTATTCATCGACAAAGACGGGCAGAAACAGTACGCATACCAGAACACTTGGGCAATCACAACAAGGGAGATAGGCGTGATGCTCGCGGCGCACAGCGACGACAAGGGGGCTGTGATACCTCCGAGGTTGGCCGAAATCCAGGTAGTGATAGTGCCGATTGTGAACGACCAGAACAAGGAAAAAGTCCTCGTGGAGGCGAAGAAACTCGCAGAGCGCCTCTCTCAAAGGTTCAGGACAAGGTTAGACGACAGGGACCATCTGACACCTGGGAGGAAGTTCAATGAGTGGGAGCTGAAGGGGGTGCCGCTCAGGGTCGAGGTCGGACCGCGCGACATCGCCTCAGGCCAGGCAGTGCTCGTAAGGAGGGACACCGGTGCGAAGAGGCCCGCGAAGCTCTCCGCTCTCGAGGAGGAGGTAGCAAGGGACTTCGCGGAGATGCAGCGCAGCCTCCTCGAAAAGGCGAGGAACTTCCTCGCGAACAATACCCACATGACGAGCTCGTACGCTGAGCTGAAGCGGATAATCGAGACCAAAGGAGGAATAGTCAGGTCGCCTTGGTGCGGCTCCGCGGAGTGCGAGGCAAAGGTCAAGGAGGAGACTGGAGCGATAATCATCAACATGCCGGTAGACCAGCACCAGGTCAGAGCACAATGCGTAGTCTGCGGCAAGAACGCGCAGATTGTCGCCAATTTCGCAAAGTCGTACTAG
- a CDS encoding DUF47 family protein, with amino-acid sequence MSGPEGETQARRRTVVVLQDEMRRVLDASRVLLDEYSALAKGDKMQVGAAMEKVKKAEEDVSTLRTALIRELSQVGTLLVNREDMLRAAFAVEDIFGHVNGIAFKMSQLPRATASNKKYREAITSLLGLLIDGISKLNESVRALSINSDQSIQMTSQVQQIEGAIDTKYRESVAMVLKMSKGVKELLMLKELIESIENCADAMLSAADASTILALGL; translated from the coding sequence AGAAGGAGGACTGTTGTCGTCCTCCAGGACGAGATGAGGAGGGTCCTCGACGCGAGCAGGGTCCTGCTTGACGAGTACAGTGCGCTCGCCAAGGGAGACAAGATGCAGGTTGGCGCTGCAATGGAGAAGGTGAAGAAGGCGGAGGAAGACGTGTCGACTCTCAGGACGGCTCTGATCCGGGAGCTCTCTCAGGTGGGCACGCTGCTCGTCAACAGGGAGGACATGCTGCGGGCCGCGTTCGCAGTGGAGGACATCTTCGGGCACGTCAATGGGATAGCGTTCAAGATGTCGCAACTCCCACGGGCGACGGCCAGCAACAAGAAGTACAGGGAGGCGATAACCTCCTTGCTCGGCCTGCTGATCGACGGTATCTCCAAGCTCAACGAGAGCGTTCGGGCGCTCTCAATCAACTCTGACCAGTCGATACAGATGACCTCGCAGGTTCAGCAGATCGAGGGTGCGATAGACACGAAGTACAGGGAGTCGGTGGCCATGGTGCTGAAGATGTCGAAGGGAGTCAAGGAGCTCCTGATGCTGAAGGAGCTCATAGAATCGATAGAGAACTGCGCGGACGCAATGCTCAGCGCTGCCGACGCGAGTACGATACTCGCGCTGGGACTCTAG